GACGTCGTTAGCGGGATTGCGATGGGCCTCATCACCGATGGCGACAGGCATTGTGTGCTGTCCGATATCCTCGGCGTTGAGGACCATCTCGGCGATATGGACTTCAAGGTAACTGGGACGAGAGATGGCGTAACTGCTCTTCAGCTTGACGTTAAAGCTGGCTCAATTGACACGGATATTCTCCGAGACGCCCTCGAGCAAGCTAAACGTGGCCGGCTTTATATTCTCGACAATATGCTGGAGGCGATCCCGGAGCCGAGGAAGGACCTCTCGCCCTATGCGCCCAGAATCATCTCGATAATGATTAACAAGGATAAGATCAGGGACGTGATTGGCCCGGGCGGGAAGGTAATCAGGTCAATAGTAGAGGAGACGGGCGTCAAGATCGACGTTGATGATTCGGGAGAGGTGAGGATCGCCTCGACTAGTGAGGAGGCTTCGGCAAAGGCGCTGAAGATGATCGAGGAATTGACTGCGGAGGCCGAGGAGGGCAAGGTCTATGTTGGCAAGGTCAAGCGAGTAGAGGCTTATGGTGCCTTCGTGGAGATACTTCCGGGCGTTGAGGGATTACTGCATATCTCTCAGATGGCAGACGAGCGCGTTGGCGAGGTTCGGGACATCATGAAGGAGGGCGACGAGGTTCAGGTAATCGTCTTGCCTTCCGACGAGAGGGGGCGCCTGCGCCTCAGCAGGAAAGCGGCGTTTGGCCGGCAACCTGGAGACGTCGTTCCTAAGGACGAGCTTCCACAGGAGACCCGAAAACCAGCCGAAGCTCGCAGACCATCATACGACAACCGCCGGCGCCGCGATGGAAGCAACGACAGGGGGGGGCGTCCCCCCGATCGGAGCAGGGGTGGTGGACAGCACAGGCGGGATAGATGATCGTGCGTTAAGGAGTCAATATGGCATGAGAAGACCTAGGAGGTAATGATCATGAGACCGTATGGAGTTCCACAGTCGCAGAAATACCGGGAAAAGGCCACAGTTCGCAAGATCGTTTGGATTGTAATTCTCATTTTTGTCCTTTATTCTGCGTATGCCGTAGCTAAACCGCTTATGATTATGCTTCTCTTCAGTCACGAAACAGCCCAAATATGCAATGATGAGACGCTCATGGACCGGAACCTGGACTTCGGTTCGCTGGTGTCCGAGATACAGACAAAAGCGACTGGCTGGGAGAATCAGGGACTGGCCTTGCAGACGGACGGGATAGCTTGCCGTAGTGAGGGCGGTATCAACCATGTAGCGATTACCTATACCACACAGGGCAGCTGGTTGGGGATTCCCATGACATACGATTGGGAAAACAAATACATGTCCCAGCAAAAACGAACTGGCTACTAGCGGCGAGCGGACATAGAACATCCCGACGCTAAGAGCCGCTGGTTGGAGGCCATGTCGTCGGCAATTGGTCGGTCAGGGCGGGCAAGAGCAGTATCCGAGGGCACAATGCTCGGGTCGTAACTTATCCGGGCTGGCCTGAATGCAAAAGCGACCAATGACCGTGATCGCACTTAATGCCCTTCAAGTCTCGAACCGGAGCGGAACTGGCTACTATAGCCAAAAGATCATCAAGTACGTGCCGTCTGTTCAGCCCCGACTGCGCTATCTCATAATCCTGCCAGCTTCATTCCGGGCGAACCCACTCAGCCAGGAACTTGCTAGGATGCCCAACGTTCAGCTCAAGTTCGTCCGGGCGGCCAGCCTGGCTGCGCGGCTCCTCTTCGAACAGCTGATTCTACCCCGTCTTCTCGCAAAGGCCAGGGTTGACCTGCTCCACTCGCTTGCCTTCGTCGCGCCGCTTCACCTTCGCACCAAGAGCATCGTTACCGTGCACGACCTCACGTTCGAGCTGTTCCCCGAGACCATCACTGGCCTACGTCGGCTTTATCTCGGCAAGGCGACCAAGCTGTCAGCTCGCCTCGCTGATCGCGTCATAGCGGTCTCGGAGGCGGTCAGAACGGACCTCGTCAAGCATCTCTCGCTCGAGCCCAAAAGCGTTGTGGCGGTCTCGGAGGGCGGTCTCGAGGCGCGCGGCCTTAAGAGGGAAGTGAGAGCTCTCCAGCTCAAACAGCTGCTCGGCTGGAGTGAGCCGTACATTCTGTTCATTGGCACGATGGAGCCGAGAAAAAACCTAAAGACGCTTTTGGCAGCATTTTCGGTGCTTCACACAAGGTTCAACAGCCGATGCAAGCTCGTGATCGTGGGCCGTAAGGGCTGGCTGACAGCCGACATGCGACGTAGTCTTGCCAAGAGCGGCGTCGAGGATGATGTCGTGTTCACAGGGTTTCTGCCGGATGCTGTTGTCATCAGTCTAATGCAGGACGCAAGCATGTTCATCATGCCGTCGCTATACGAGGGGTTCGGACTACCACTCGTTACCGCGATGGCTTGCCAGACGCCGATCGCCGCGTCGAGGGCTGGCTCGATACCGGAGGTGGTGGGCGACGCGGCAGTGCTGTTCGACCCCCTGAACGTTGAGGAGATGGCCGAGTCGATGCATCGCATCCTCACCTCGCCTGCCCTGGTCAAGAGGCTAGTTGAGGCCGGCGAGAGGCGCTGCGAGCGATTCAGTTGGGCAAGATGTGCCCTCGAGACGGTTGGCGTTTACGAGCAGGTGCTTTCAGCTTGACGGTGAGGCCGCGTAGGCTGCATCCTTGTTGAGTATAAGTCGGGAGGGAATTGGATGATCTTGGCGAAGGTAGTTGGCAACGTCGTGGCTACCCGGAAGGACGAAAAGCTCGTCGGCTCGAAGCTCCTAGTCGTTCAGCCAGTCGAGCCTGACGGGAAGCCCAGGGGCGGCCTGTTGATAGCGAGGGATACTGTCGGGGCGGGCTCTGGCGAGACCGTCATAGTTGTGCAAGGCTCATCAGCACGCATGGCCAGACAGAGCAAGAATATGCCCGTGGACGCGGCGATAATCGCCATCGTCGATGAGGTCCAGAGGGACGGGTAGCGGTTGTCAGGCTGACAAAAGGCCAAACAATGCCAGCCCATCCCGTCGGTAACCGCGAGGGCGTCTGTCCTGAAGCGCCAGATTCGGAACGTGTGATGGATATGAAATGGGACAGTCCAGCTGTTATTGCGAAGGCCAAGTCTCCTCGAGCGCACGCCGCCGAGTCGCGGCTCGAGACACTATTCGCGGAGATGTCGCCCACGGGCCTTTGCATACCCAACTTCCCCAAGGTTAAGTCCTATCTGTTTCATCATCCCGACATGATCGATCTGGTTCAGCCGATCTGCAAGGCAGTGCTTGATCGCTTTCCCAAACCATCTCAAGTCGCGTTAGAGCTGTATCAAGACCCGGAGATTGAGGACCAATACTTGACGGTTTACGTTCGCCAGGAGCAATACGACGAGGATATCCTTGACGAGCTGCACGAGGTCTCGAACCACTTTGACGATATTCTGTGCGACACTTCTGGCTGGCTACTCATAACCACTGATTTCCAAGACCCGCTCGCTGAGAAGCAATGCTTAGAGAAGGTGACAAATCTGGTTGGCTAGGCAATTGGTTGAGCCCATCAGCTGGAGAACTTAGCCTTCTCCGCACCCTCCGTCCATAGAGCCCACTTGCCGCAGCGGCTCCCCACGTAAGCCACTAGCTTTCCTTCGGCCACGAGCTTCACGATCTCGCAGTGGTTCTCACACCCGTCGCAGATGAACGTCTCACCTCGTCTCACCGAGGCGCTGGGATTGAACCCCTTGAAACGTGAGCTGTCCCAGTTCCTCAGCCGTTGGGTCAACATCGCAACGCCGATCGCGCCCATCAGTGCGAAATGCTCGGGGACGATGACAGCACAGCCGAGGCGCTCCCCAAATGCGCGGCGCATGCCAGCATTGGCCGCAACTCCGCCCAGAAACACGATCGGCGGGCACAGTTGGATGCCTCTTGCCACGTTGCTCAAATAGCTTGTGGCCAGCGCATCGCACAGGCCAGCGCATATCTCCTCCCTGCCGTAGCCCATCTGCTGCTTCGATATCATATCGGTCTCCGCGAAGACCGTGCAGCGGCCTGAAATCCGGGCGCGAGACGTCGCCTGGGCGGCGAGCCTCCCGAGCTCCGACACGGCAATGCCCATTCTCTCCGCTTGGTGGTCCAGAAAAGAGCCGGTCCCCGCAGCGCAAATCGTGTTCAGCCGAAAATCCGTAACGAGCCCCTTTTCGAGGACGATCAGCTTCGATTCTTGCCCGCCGATCTCGATGATCGTCCGTGCCTCGGGAACAGCCTCGAGCGTTGCAGTGGCATGGGCTGTGATCTCGTTCTTGATGACATCCGCACCGACAAGAGCCGCCGCAAGGTCCCTCCCGCTTCCCGTTGCCCCGACGCCGACAACGTCAGCTTTGTCTGGAAGCTGCTCGCCAACTTGCCGAAGCGAGGCCAGAACTGTCGCAATGGGATCGCCGCGGCTGCGAAGATACGAATGCGCGAGAACGTTGTGCGCCTCGTCAATCGCGACGGCCTTGACGGTTATGGAGCCAGCATCAATGCCTAGATAGAGCCGACTCATGAGTCCGATTCGCCGCTAGGAAGCGGCAGGTTTCCTTCGCAGACTTGACTCAATCCAAACCACTATGGGCAGAACCAACAGCGAAACGATCATGCCCGCGGAGGCGATCGTTGGCACCTGCTTCGTCGACTCGCTGAGAGCATACCAGATGAGCGTCGTCCCAAGTCCTGCAAAGGAGCTTATCATTGCGCTCAGTTTGGTTGCTCTCTTCCACAGAAGGCCATAGACAAACGGTGCAAGGAAAACCGCTGCGACAGCACCCCACGATATCGCCAGCATGGTAACGATTACCACAGGCCTCGCGAGCGCCACGAGCACGGAGAGCAGAATGGCCACAAGGCACGCAACTCGCATCAAGAGCACGAGCTTTTTCTCGCTGGTATCCTTCCTGAAAAAGCCCTGGTAAAGGTCCTTCACGATTGACGAGCTCGAGACGAGGACGAGCGCAGCCAGCGTGGACATCGAGGCGGCAAACACGAGAAGCAGAATGACAATGGCGAGCAGTTCTGGGACGAAGTCGCGTATCATCACGGGTAGGAGTTTATCAACGGCGACCTTCCCATTCGTAAAGAGCGCCGGATACTTGCTTTCCGAGATGAACACTCTCGTCAGCGCGCCGGAGTAGTATGCGCCGAACGTTACGACGAGGGCGAAGAGGGTGGCCACGGTCGTGCCTATCTTCACCGACCTTTCGTCCTTAATCCCGTAGAACTTCTGGACAAGCTGCGGCATTGCGAGGGGCGCGACTGAGGTCAGAAACACCAGAGCCATGATGGAGAGCCAGCCCGGGGGGCCCCAGACCGACGTTAAATCCGGGTTGATCGAGTTGAGCTTGGCCAAGATGCTCGAGAAGCCTCCAGCTCTTTGTGTGAACATCCCGATCATTATCAGGATGCCAGCAATCATGACTGTGCCCTGAAATATGTCCACAAGTGTTACCGCCTTGTAGCCACCCATGGTGAGATAGATCGCCGTCAAAACGGCCATGCCAAGCAAAACGTATTCGTAAGGCATGTTGAAGTTGATCTGGAACAGATAGCTTAGGCCCATATAAACAGACGCTGAATACGGAATCAGGAACACGAAGATACATATCGCGGAATAAGCCTTCAAAAACTTCGAGTCGTATCGCCAGTGCAGGTATTCGGGCATCGTGTGCAGGTCCATCTTCCGGCTGACGAGCATGATCCTCTTGCCAAGCAGCTTCCAGACGAGGAACGTCCCGATAACTGTGTTGCCCAGCGCTATCCAAAGCGCTGCCATTCCAAAGCCCCAGCCGACCTTGCCCGCAAACCCAATTATCAGCACCGCGCTGAAATATGCAGTCCCGTAGGTGAATGCAGTCAGCCAAGGTCCAACTGATCGATTGGCGAGAAAGAAGCCCCCGAACGTCTTGGTGCGCTTCATTGACGTATAGCCGATGTATAGGATGGCAACAACGTAAGCAGCAAGGCACGCAACCTTGATCATCAGTCAGACCCTTCCTTTCCAGGATTCATCATGGAGTGTAACCCAAAAACATTGGCTAGAAGATAGCAAACATGGTGAGATTAGCCAATGCACTCAGAAACCATAGCGGTCGTGCAGCTCTCGTCTTACCTCTTTCTCCTTCTCCGCAGAACGCTTCTCGTACTTGCGCTTGCCTGTCGCGATCGCAAGCTCGACCTTCGCCCGGCCGCCGGAGAAATAGAGCCTCGTGGGGATCAGCGTTCGGCCCGTCTCCACAGTCTTCGCCCTCAAACGTTTGATCTCCCGCCTGTGCAGCAAGAGCTTCCTGACGCGCCTCGGCTCGTGATTGAGGCGCGAAGCCTGGGCATATTCCGAGATGTGGCAGTTGTAGAGAAAGACTTCGCCCTCCTTGACTCGGGCGTAAGAGTCCACGAGGTTCGCCTTGCCCTCCCGGAGTGCCTTGACCTCGCTGCCGACAAGCATGAGGCCCGCCTCGATCCGCTCTCCGAGAACGTAGTCGTGCTTGGCCTTGCGGTTGGTGCAAATAGTCTTTTCTAACGTGCTGCCGTTCTTGCTCATTTCAGTTCAACGCACTTGGGGATGGAGCCGCCCCAGGGCAATGCACCACTACTGGCCAGAAGGGGGGGCTGAAGGCGCCTGGGCTGGCGGCGCCTCAGCGCTTGTCGTCCGATTGCGTCCCATCTCCTTGCTCGCAAACATCGCCTTGTCAGTTAGGTTGATGAACTCCACCTTCGACAGGTGCTTTGCATATTCGCACACGCCTATGCTCAGAGTCGTCACCAGCCTCTTCTCACCCGCCGAGAACTCCAAGAACTCTATCATCTTCCTCACACGCTCAGCCACATCGAACGCCGCCTGTAAATCGGTCTCAGGAAGGATCGCAACGAACTCGTCTCCGCCGTATCGGCAAGGGATATCAACGCCAATCCTCATGTTGGCTAGCATGATCGCCGAAGCGCCCACCAAGACCTCGTCACCCACAATATGCCCGAAATTGTCATTGAACTCCTTGAAGTTGTCTATGTCGATGAGCATGAGCGAAAGCTTCGTGTGGTAGCGCCTCGCCCGGGCCATTTCGCGGTCGAGGTGAACCTGGAAATAGCGGTGCGTATAGAGCTTGGTCAGCCCATCGCGGTCCGCCTCATCTCTGGCCATCGCTAGCAGCTGAGCGTTTCTGACAGCAATAGCTGTGTGGTCGGCAAATAACGACAACAGAGCTGTGTCGTGGTAAGCCTCTTCGGGGTTGTTGAGAAGGGATGTCATCGTGATGACGCCCACGAGCTTCCCGGCCGAGATCATGGGCAGTATGCGGCACGATTTATCGCCATATTTTGGGTCCGAGTGACCACGAAACGCCTCGTGCTTCTCAACGTCGTCCACTATCACAGGTTCAAGTGATGCACCCACCTTGCCGATCAGGCCTTCGCCCAGCTGGAACTTGATCCGCCCCATCTTCTCCCTGTCGATCGAGTTGTCGTTGGACGCGGCCATGTAGAGGGCGTTGCGCTCGTTATCAAGCAGGAATATCGACGTGATTGAGAGCCCCATGATCTTGGGCAGGTGCCCAACCGCATAATCAACGATGTGCCTCAAGTCCATTGACATGTTGATGTGCTTGCTCAGGTCCGCAAGCTCCATCAGCTTCTTGAGCATATATGACTTATCAGACATACTGTGTGCCAAACCTCCAACTATGAGCAAAAATCACCACTATTCTGTGCTAGCCGTGCCATCAGGCGACCAGACGTTACATTGTGTTGACCGCCTCTGCAAGCGATTCGTTACCGTGGTTCTCTGAACCTCGGGCCATTGCCCGCGCCGGCAAGAAATCCGAAAACGATTGAAGCCCACATCCAGCTGTTATATTCTCCGCTCAATTCGGTTGTCTCGCTAGCAAGAGGTTAGGATTCTTGGCCAGACTGTTTGAGTTTCAAGGCAAGGCGCTCATCTCAGACGCCGGCATCTCTGTGCCGAATGGAGAGGTTGTTGAGACGCCGGAGGGCGCGGTTGAGACGGCCAAGCGCATTGGTTTGCCAGTCGTGCTCAAATCGCAGGTTTGGGTGACCGGTCGGGCCTCGGCCGGGGGGATAGATTTCGCCGAGACGCTGGACGAGGTCGAGCGCAAGGCGGCGAGAATGCTGGGGCATCAGGTTAAAGGTCAGACGGTCGAGAAGCTGCTCGTGGAGGAGAGGCTTTCGATAGCTCGCGAGCTCTTCGTAGGCATAACGATCGACGATCGCAGGAAGCGGCCGGTAGTGATATTCAGCACTCGTGGCGGGACTGGCATCGAGGAGATCGCCTCCAAGTGGCCACAGGCCGTCGCTCATATTGACATCGACCCGCGAAGGGGCATTTACGACTTCGAGGCGCGGGACCTGGTGCGGCGTGTGGGCATACGGGGCGAGGAGCAGAAGAGAATAGTGCCGGCCATTAGGCTGCTCTGGGCCACGGCCAGTCGCTATGAGGCCAGCAGCGCTGAGATCAACCCGCTCGTGGTAACTGATGGCGGTGATGTGGTGGCCGCAGATTGCAGGATAACGATCGATGATTACGCGGTCTTTCGACACCCTGAGCTTGGAATAGAGATCGCCCGGGAGTTCGACCGGCCGGCCACCAACCTTGAGCGGACCGCATACCGCATCGAGGCGAACGACTATCGTGGGACCTTCTACTTCTTCCAGATGCTTCACAAGTTTAATAAGGGCGAGGGGGTCATCGGCTTTCATGGCGCTGGTGGCGGTGGCTCGATGATGTCGATGGATGCGGTGCTGAAAAAAGGCTTCAAGCTGGCGAATTTCTGCGACACAAGCGGCAATCCGCCGGCCTCCAAGGTCTATCGCGCGGCGCGGATAATTCTCGCGCAAAAGAACATCGACGGCTACTTCGCGTCGGGGTCGGGCGTGGCAAGTCAGGAGCAGTTCAACTCCGCGCGGGGGCTCATCAAGGCGTTCGCGGAGGAGGGGCTTTCCGTGCCGGCCGTGATACGTCTTGGCGGCAACGCTGAGGAGCTTGCTATTGCCCTTCTGAAGCAGTTTTCGGACTACTGGCCCGCTCCGCTTGAGGCTTACGGTCGGGACGACACGCCGGAGTTCTGTGCGGACAGGCTCTCTGTTTTGCTGATGCTTCCGGCGAGGGCCAAACAGGTGAGGCATTTCGACTACCCGAGCGAGTTTGCCTATTCGTTCAAGACGATGACTGGCTGGGTGCGTTTTGACGCCGCGCGGTGTCTCAGATGCAGTGAGAAGCCGTGTATTAAGGCGTGCACTCCTGGCATTCTCGAGGTGTCGGACGGGGTCCCGAGGCTCGGCATTCCGGATGAGGAGGCGGCCACGGGGCGATGCGTTGAGTGTTTGGCGTGCGAGCTTGAATGCCACTTGCGGGGTGCCGAAGGGCTCAAGATCGAGCTGCCGATAGAGGGATTGGACCAATAACACTCGAGGTTGGCAGACAGGGTAGATGTCGATACTAATTGACGAGACGAAACGAGTTCTGGTGCAGGGGATAACTGGCCGCGAGGCCATGGCCCGCACGAAGCTAATGCTCGAATATGGCACTCAAGTGCTCGCCGGGACCTCGCCCAGCAAGGCCGGTGAGACCGTCTATGGTGTTGCCGTCTATGACACCGTCGCCGAGGCGGTTGAACAGCAAGGCCAGTTCGATATAAGCGTGATTTTCGTCCCGGGACCCT
This DNA window, taken from bacterium, encodes the following:
- a CDS encoding glycosyltransferase family 1 protein, which encodes MQKRPMTVIALNALQVSNRSGTGYYSQKIIKYVPSVQPRLRYLIILPASFRANPLSQELARMPNVQLKFVRAASLAARLLFEQLILPRLLAKARVDLLHSLAFVAPLHLRTKSIVTVHDLTFELFPETITGLRRLYLGKATKLSARLADRVIAVSEAVRTDLVKHLSLEPKSVVAVSEGGLEARGLKREVRALQLKQLLGWSEPYILFIGTMEPRKNLKTLLAAFSVLHTRFNSRCKLVIVGRKGWLTADMRRSLAKSGVEDDVVFTGFLPDAVVISLMQDASMFIMPSLYEGFGLPLVTAMACQTPIAASRAGSIPEVVGDAAVLFDPLNVEEMAESMHRILTSPALVKRLVEAGERRCERFSWARCALETVGVYEQVLSA
- a CDS encoding EutN/CcmL family microcompartment protein produces the protein MILAKVVGNVVATRKDEKLVGSKLLVVQPVEPDGKPRGGLLIARDTVGAGSGETVIVVQGSSARMARQSKNMPVDAAIIAIVDEVQRDG
- a CDS encoding acyl-CoA dehydratase activase; amino-acid sequence: MSRLYLGIDAGSITVKAVAIDEAHNVLAHSYLRSRGDPIATVLASLRQVGEQLPDKADVVGVGATGSGRDLAAALVGADVIKNEITAHATATLEAVPEARTIIEIGGQESKLIVLEKGLVTDFRLNTICAAGTGSFLDHQAERMGIAVSELGRLAAQATSRARISGRCTVFAETDMISKQQMGYGREEICAGLCDALATSYLSNVARGIQLCPPIVFLGGVAANAGMRRAFGERLGCAVIVPEHFALMGAIGVAMLTQRLRNWDSSRFKGFNPSASVRRGETFICDGCENHCEIVKLVAEGKLVAYVGSRCGKWALWTEGAEKAKFSS
- a CDS encoding sodium/solute symporter (Members of the Solute:Sodium Symporter (SSS), TC 2.A.21 as described in tcdb.org, catalyze solute:Na+ symport. Known solutes for members of the family include sugars, amino acids, nucleosides, inositols, vitamins, urea or anions, depending on the system.), with the translated sequence MIKVACLAAYVVAILYIGYTSMKRTKTFGGFFLANRSVGPWLTAFTYGTAYFSAVLIIGFAGKVGWGFGMAALWIALGNTVIGTFLVWKLLGKRIMLVSRKMDLHTMPEYLHWRYDSKFLKAYSAICIFVFLIPYSASVYMGLSYLFQINFNMPYEYVLLGMAVLTAIYLTMGGYKAVTLVDIFQGTVMIAGILIMIGMFTQRAGGFSSILAKLNSINPDLTSVWGPPGWLSIMALVFLTSVAPLAMPQLVQKFYGIKDERSVKIGTTVATLFALVVTFGAYYSGALTRVFISESKYPALFTNGKVAVDKLLPVMIRDFVPELLAIVILLLVFAASMSTLAALVLVSSSSIVKDLYQGFFRKDTSEKKLVLLMRVACLVAILLSVLVALARPVVIVTMLAISWGAVAAVFLAPFVYGLLWKRATKLSAMISSFAGLGTTLIWYALSESTKQVPTIASAGMIVSLLVLPIVVWIESSLRRKPAAS
- the smpB gene encoding SsrA-binding protein SmpB; translation: MSKNGSTLEKTICTNRKAKHDYVLGERIEAGLMLVGSEVKALREGKANLVDSYARVKEGEVFLYNCHISEYAQASRLNHEPRRVRKLLLHRREIKRLRAKTVETGRTLIPTRLYFSGGRAKVELAIATGKRKYEKRSAEKEKEVRRELHDRYGF
- a CDS encoding sensor domain-containing diguanylate cyclase, which codes for MSDKSYMLKKLMELADLSKHINMSMDLRHIVDYAVGHLPKIMGLSITSIFLLDNERNALYMAASNDNSIDREKMGRIKFQLGEGLIGKVGASLEPVIVDDVEKHEAFRGHSDPKYGDKSCRILPMISAGKLVGVITMTSLLNNPEEAYHDTALLSLFADHTAIAVRNAQLLAMARDEADRDGLTKLYTHRYFQVHLDREMARARRYHTKLSLMLIDIDNFKEFNDNFGHIVGDEVLVGASAIMLANMRIGVDIPCRYGGDEFVAILPETDLQAAFDVAERVRKMIEFLEFSAGEKRLVTTLSIGVCEYAKHLSKVEFINLTDKAMFASKEMGRNRTTSAEAPPAQAPSAPPSGQ
- a CDS encoding ATP-grasp domain-containing protein, with product MARLFEFQGKALISDAGISVPNGEVVETPEGAVETAKRIGLPVVLKSQVWVTGRASAGGIDFAETLDEVERKAARMLGHQVKGQTVEKLLVEERLSIARELFVGITIDDRRKRPVVIFSTRGGTGIEEIASKWPQAVAHIDIDPRRGIYDFEARDLVRRVGIRGEEQKRIVPAIRLLWATASRYEASSAEINPLVVTDGGDVVAADCRITIDDYAVFRHPELGIEIAREFDRPATNLERTAYRIEANDYRGTFYFFQMLHKFNKGEGVIGFHGAGGGGSMMSMDAVLKKGFKLANFCDTSGNPPASKVYRAARIILAQKNIDGYFASGSGVASQEQFNSARGLIKAFAEEGLSVPAVIRLGGNAEELAIALLKQFSDYWPAPLEAYGRDDTPEFCADRLSVLLMLPARAKQVRHFDYPSEFAYSFKTMTGWVRFDAARCLRCSEKPCIKACTPGILEVSDGVPRLGIPDEEAATGRCVECLACELECHLRGAEGLKIELPIEGLDQ